Proteins encoded in a region of the Populus alba chromosome 13, ASM523922v2, whole genome shotgun sequence genome:
- the LOC118053631 gene encoding germin-like protein subfamily 1 member 16, whose translation MEGLKFLLVFVVLALASSFASASDPSPLQDFCVAIKETDGVFVNGKFCKDPQQVTEKDFFFSGLNVPRDTSSPVGSNVTAVNVAQIPGLNTLGISLARIDFAPYGGLNPPHTHPRATEILVVVEGTLYVGFVTSNLANGDNRLITKVLNPGDVFVFPVGLIHFQLNVGKTNAVALASLSSQNPGVITIANAVFGADPPINPNVLTKAFQVDKKVVDYLQKQFWTDNNN comes from the exons ATGGAAGGACTCAAGTTTCTACTAGTTTTTGTCGTCCTGGCTTTGGCTTCCTCATTTGCCTCTGCCTCTGATCCTAGTCCTCTTCAGGACTTCTGTGTTGCCATTAAAGAAACCGATGGTG TGTTCGTGAACGGAAAATTCTGCAAGGACCCACAGCAAGTTACTGAAAaggatttcttcttttctggacTCAACGTTCCTCGGGACACTTCCAGTCCAGTTGGTTCAAATGTCACTGCTGTCAATGTTGCTCAAATTCCAGGACTCAACACTCTTGGCATATCCTTGGCTCGCATAGATTTTGCACCATATGGTGGCCTGAACCCACCCCACACTCACCCTCGTGCCACTGAGATCCTAGTGGTCGTGGAGGGTACCCTCTATGTTGGTTTTGTTACATCTAACCTGGCTAACGGAGATAATCGCCTAATCACCAAGGTCTTAAATCCCGGAGATGTTTTTGTGTTCCCAGTCGGACTCATTCATTTCCAGCTCAATGTGGGAAAAACCAATGCCGTTGCATTAGCCAGTTTAAGCAGCCAGAACCCTGGTGTGATTACAATTGCAAACGCAGTGTTTGGAGCAGATCCACCCATTAATCCTAATGTTCTAACCAAGGCCTTCCAGGTGGACAAGAAGGTAGTCGACTATCTTCAGAAACAATTCTGGACGGACAACAACAATTAG
- the LOC118053630 gene encoding germin-like protein subfamily 1 member 16 gives MEGLKFLIVFVVLALASSFASASDPSPLQDFCVAIKETDGVFVNGKFCKDPQQVTEKDFFFSGLNVPRDTSSPVGSNVTAVNVAQIPGLNTLGISLARIDFAPYGGLNPPHTHPRATEILVVVEGTLYVGFVTSNLANGDNRLITKVLNPGDVFVFPVGLIHFQLNVGKTNAVALASLSSQNPGVITIANAVFGADPPINPNVLTKAFQVDKKVVDYLQKQFWTDNNN, from the exons ATGGAAGGACTCAAGTTTCTAATAGTTTTTGTCGTCCTGGCTTTGGCTTCCTCATTTGCCTCTGCCTCTGATCCTAGTCCTCTTCAGGACTTCTGTGTTGCCATTAAAGAAACCGATGGTG TGTTCGTGAACGGAAAATTCTGCAAGGACCCACAGCAAGTTACTGAAAaggatttcttcttttctggacTCAACGTTCCTCGGGACACTTCCAGTCCAGTTGGTTCAAATGTCACTGCTGTTAATGTTGCTCAAATTCCAGGACTCAACACTCTTGGCATATCCTTGGCTCGCATTGATTTTGCACCATATGGTGGCCTGAACCCACCCCACACTCACCCTCGTGCCACTGAGATCCTAGTGGTCGTGGAGGGTACCCTCTATGTTGGTTTTGTTACATCTAACCTGGCTAACGGAGATAATCGCCTAATCACCAAGGTCTTAAATCCCGGAGATGTTTTTGTGTTCCCAGTCGGACTCATTCATTTCCAGCTCAATGTGGGGAAAACCAATGCCGTTGCATTAGCCAGTTTAAGCAGCCAGAACCCTGGTGTGATTACAATTGCAAACGCAGTGTTTGGAGCAGATCCACCCATTAATCCTAATGTTCTAACCAAGGCCTTCCAGGTGGACAAGAAGGTAGTCGACTATCTTCAGAAACAATTCTGGACGGACAACAACAATTAG
- the LOC140954462 gene encoding uncharacterized protein, with protein sequence METRNKSNTEFRNEVIEALAQHASQFDLLKTQHESRFDLLNNNMNQVTTSLQNHQNTISELQALSLHHSSNQQTIIQDVHSFTKGETSQKGRQLTFACSFPSASFDRSHQQLKLLFPKFCSDEPTGWVYKAEQFFEFQNIVNEQRVQVTTVAAYQEAFEGLSHRVDGLPEPFLVGCFIAGLRDDIRLDVKTKQAKTLGDTIGVARLVKERNLLQRKGKRFARSTVISRPLSTTNSGVLGPPLASKPINNTAPSLFRRITNQEARERHSTPADTDTNEDCTVDIATVESFPEISFHAIAITEHPQTIRVIGKLKNKDVTMLIDGGSTHNFIDQSIVSQFGLQEIRDKTFQVMVANHEKIVCGGWRTMACDFWSNRNRLQKSTMSFIDGGIKRMFQGIGRAGLEALSNKDLFNLQQTGLFLHITMIEHVDSTATYSSDLAVILDKFSHVFDTPTALPPNSSHDHCILLQPNNEPVSVHPYRYPYYQKTKIEKMVKELLESGLVRPSNSPFSSPVLLVKKVDGTWRFCVDFRALNHITVKDKYHILIVDELLDELHGARFFTKLDFRALNHITVKDKYHILIVDELLDELHGARFFTKLDFRALNHITVKDKYHILIVDELLDELHGARFFTKLDLRSGYHQIRVQESDIQKTAFRTHEGHYEFVVMSFGLTNALATFQSLMNDLFRPYLQKGVEVDPSKIQAVVDWPEPTTVKGVRGFLGLARYYRKFISGFGNIATPLTYCLGKEGFRWGINESTTFNKLKHALTSPPVLRLPDFSQCFFIECDAYGTGICIILIQQGQPTAFFSEALKGSSLALSTYEKRDVGHCQSHPYDYVVEYKKGPENKGADFLFRKDEINFMAVSLPQPDWWMHGVWFKGGKVYLNPSSPLIPSVLAEHHSSPFGSHFGYHITLARIQELLQPLSIPIKIWTEVSMDFMEGLPPSLGNTVIMVVVDRLSKYAHFVALKHPFTAIIVAKSFIANVVKLHGIPVPVVSDRDKGTQLNMSSSYHPQSDGQTEVVNWTLEQYLRCFTGDQPHKWVDWLPWPEFSYNTVIHSSTKISPFEAVYGISPPNVLSYVPGTTRVQVVDEYLRDKDSVLQELRHHLVLARDRTKTQPDKHRREGGEVTRLKEAADVVVVVVISAVLGCLGRRTMGCLGAAGHGVATPVPRM encoded by the exons ATGGAGACTAGGAACAAAAGCAATACTGAGTTTCGCAATGAGGTCATTGAAGCATTGGCTCAGCATGCATCTCAATTTGATCTTCTTAAAACCCAACATGAGTCTCGTTTCGATCTCCTAAACAACAACATGAATCAAGTTACCACCTCCCTCCAAAACCACCAAAACACAATCAGTGAATTACAGGCATTGTCATTACATCACAGTTCCAATCAACAAACCATTATCCAAGATGTCCATTCTTTCACCAAGGGAGAAACTTCCCAAAAGGGTCGACAACTAACTTTTGCTTGTTCCTTTCCAAGTGCTAGTTTTGACAGGAGTCATCAACAGCTCAAACTGTTGTTTCCAAAATTCTGTAGTGATGAACCAACAGGATGGGTTTACAAGGCAGAGCAATTCTTTGAATTTCAGAACATTGTGAATGAGCAAAGAGT ACAAGTCACAACAGTAGCAGCATACCAAGAAGCTTTTGAAGGGCTATCACATCGTGTGGATGGGTTACCAGAACCATTCTTGGTTGGATGTTTCATTGCAGGACTTCGGGATGATATCCGTCTGGATGTCAAAACTAAACAAGCGAAGACTCTAGGAGACACCATTGGAGTTGCTCGCCTGGTGAAGGAACGTAATCTCCTACAAAGGAAAGGTAAGAGGTTTGCTCGATCTACAGTCATTTCTCGTCCTCTGTCTACCACCAATAGTGGTGTCTTGGGACCACCACTAGCATCCAAACCAATCAACAACACTGCTCCATCCTTATTCAGGAGGATAACCAATCAGGAAGCTCGTGAAAGAC ATTCCACACCAGCAGACACTGATACCAATGAGGATTGCACCGTTGACATTGCCACTGTGGAATCTTTTCCGGAGATATCTTTCCATGCCATCGCTATAACTGAGCATCCACAGACCATTCGTGTAATAGGAAAACTGAAGAACAAAGATGTCACAATGTTGATCGATGGAGGAAGTACACATAATTTCATCGACCAATCCATTGTCTCTCAATTCGGGCTGCAAGAAATTCGAGATAAGACGTTTCAGGTGATGGTGGCTAATCATGAGAAGATTGTTTGTGGCGGATG GCGTACAATGGCTTGCGACTTTTGGTCCAATAGAAACAGATTACAGAAATCTACGATGAGTTTCATAGATGGGGGTATCAAACGCATGTTTCAGGGAATTGGTCGTGCAGGGTTGGAGGCGTTATCCAATAAGGACCTTTTTAACTTGCAACAAACTGGGTTGTTTCTCCATATTACTATGATTGAGCATGTGGACTCCACTGCGACTTATTCCAGTGATCTCGCAGTAATTCTTGACAAATTTTCGCATGTTTTTGACACTCCAACAGCTTTGCCACCAAATAGTTCACATGACCACTGTATTCTACTTCAACCCAACAACGAACCTGTTAGTGTTCATCCATACAGGTACCCATACTATCAAAAAACTAAGATTGAAAAGATGGTTAAAGAACTTCTTGAATCCGGTTTAGTTCGTCCAAGCAACAGTCCTTTTTCATCTCCTGTTTTGTTGGTAAAAAAGGTAGATGGAACGTGGCGATTTTGTGTAGATTTTCGGGCACTCAATCACATAACAGTGAAGGATAAATACCATATTCTGATTGTTGACGAGCTCTTGGATGAGCTGCATGGTGCCAGGTTTTTTACAAAACTAGATTTTCGGGCACTCAATCACATAACAGTGAAGGATAAATACCATATTCTGATTGTTGACGAGCTCTTGGATGAGCTGCATGGTGCCAGGTTTTTTACAAAACTAGATTTTCGGGCACTCAATCACATAACAGTGAAGGATAAATACCATATTCTGATTGTTGACGAGCTCTTGGATGAGCTGCATGGTGCCAGGTTTTTTACAAAACTGGATTTACGTTCGGGGTACCACCAAATTCGGGTTCAAGAGTCAGACATCCAGAAAACAGCTTTCCGCACGCATGAAGGACACTATGAATTTGTAGTAATGTCGTTTGGTCTTACTAATGCCCTAGCTACTTTCCAGAGTCTCATGAACGATCTGTTCAGGCCATATCTTC AGAAAGGAGTCGAGGTTGATCCTTCCAAGATTCAGGCAGTGGTTGATTGGCCCGAGCCTACAACAGTGAAGGGTGTGCGTGGCTTCTTGGGGTTGGCAAGATATTATAGAAAATTTATCAGTGGCTTTGGCAATATTGCAACACCATTGACTTATTGTTTAGGCAAGGAAGGATTTCGTTGGGGAATAAATGAGTCCACAACCTTCAACAAACTTAAACATGCCTTGACTTCACCTCCTGTTCTGCGATTGCCTGATTTTTCTCAATGTTTCTTCATTGAATGTGATGCTTATGGTACTGGAATATGCATTATTCTTATTCAACAAGGTCAACCTACTGCATTCTTTAGTGAGGCATTGAAGGGTTCATCTTTGGCACTCTCCACTTAcgaaaaaagagatgttggccATTGTCAAAGCCATCC TTATGATTATGTGGTGGAATACAAAAAGGGCCCTGAAAACAAAGgtgctgattttttatttaggaaaGACGAGATCAACTTTATGGCAGTTTCCTTGCCTCAGCCCGATTGGTGGATGC ATGGTGTGTGGTTCAAAGGTGGCAAGGTATATTTGAATCCCTCTTCTCCATTAATTCCTTCAGTTTTGGCAGAGCATCACTCTTCTCCTTTTGGCAGCCATTTTGGTTACCACATAACTCTAGCAAGGATCCAAG AGCTGCTGCAGCCCTTATCTATTCCAATAAAAATATGGACTGAGGTATCTATGGATTTTATGGAAGGTTTGCCTCCTTCATTGGGCAACACGGTGATCATGGTTGTGGTGGATCGTTTGAGTAAATATGCCCATTTTGTAGCTTTGAAGCATCCATTCACGGCCATTATTGTGGCCAAATCTTTCATTGCTAATGTTGTCAAGCTGCATGGCATTCCTGTGCCTGTTGTCAGCGATCGAGACAAG GGTACTCAGCTCAATATGAGCTCCAGTTATCATCCTCAATCGGATGGCCAAACTGAGGTAGTCAATTGGACACTGGAGCAGTATTTAAGATGTTTTACAGGTGATCAACCACATAAGTGGGTGGATTGGTTGCCTTGGCCAGAATTTAGTTATAATACTGTCATTCACTCTTCCACGAAGATTTCACCATTTGAAGCAGTTTATGGCATTTCACCACCAAACGTGCTTTCCTATGTGCCAGGAACTACTCGTGTCCAAGTTGTGGATGAGTATTTACGTGATAAAGATTCAGTCCTTCAGGAATTACGCCATCATCTAGTCCTTGCGAGAGATCGTACGAAAACTCAACCTGACAAACATCGTCGTGAG